A window from Moritella yayanosii encodes these proteins:
- the bioA gene encoding adenosylmethionine--8-amino-7-oxononanoate transaminase gives MTQKTHKESMQFDQQHIWHPYTSMTKPLPCYHVDSAEGVYLTLNDGTRLIDGMSSWWASIHGYNVPALNQAMQLQASKMSHVMFGGITHQPAINLCQKLVDITPDGLECVFLADSGSVSVEVAMKMAIQYWHHQQPTKKKFVTIRNGYHGDTFGAMSVCDPDNGMHELFTGFLAPQFFIESPTIKFNQQWQQSAMQGLEQTLINHHQHIAAFILEPIVQGAGGMKFYHPEFLRQAKLLCERFEVLLIADEIATGFGRTGKLFACEHAGITPDIMCLGKGITGGYMTLAATLTTRHVAETISNGPSGVLMHGPTFMGNPLACAVANASIDLLMTSDWQQQVARIEKQLQHAILPLVDHDNVSDARVLGSIGVIETKQSIDLAKAQVRFVELGVWIRPFGKLLYIMPPYIISETELDTLCNVIKQVLDADIWLK, from the coding sequence ATGACTCAAAAAACACACAAAGAATCAATGCAGTTCGACCAACAACACATCTGGCACCCTTATACATCGATGACAAAACCGTTACCTTGCTATCACGTTGATAGTGCTGAAGGTGTTTATCTAACGTTGAATGACGGGACCCGACTAATCGATGGTATGTCTTCTTGGTGGGCATCGATTCACGGCTACAACGTCCCTGCACTCAATCAAGCAATGCAGCTACAAGCCAGTAAAATGTCCCATGTCATGTTTGGTGGTATCACCCATCAGCCAGCTATCAATCTGTGCCAAAAATTAGTTGATATTACGCCCGACGGTCTAGAGTGTGTGTTCCTCGCAGATTCAGGCTCAGTCAGTGTCGAAGTGGCAATGAAAATGGCGATTCAATATTGGCACCATCAACAACCGACCAAGAAGAAGTTTGTCACCATACGCAATGGTTATCACGGTGATACTTTTGGGGCGATGTCGGTATGCGATCCTGATAATGGCATGCACGAATTATTCACCGGTTTCTTAGCACCACAATTTTTTATTGAATCTCCAACAATCAAATTTAACCAGCAATGGCAGCAAAGTGCCATGCAAGGTTTAGAGCAAACCTTAATTAACCATCACCAGCACATCGCAGCATTTATATTAGAACCGATTGTACAAGGTGCTGGTGGTATGAAGTTTTATCACCCTGAGTTTTTACGCCAAGCAAAATTACTGTGTGAACGTTTTGAAGTGTTATTGATCGCGGATGAGATAGCGACTGGTTTTGGTCGAACCGGAAAATTATTTGCTTGTGAGCATGCTGGCATCACACCTGACATAATGTGTTTGGGTAAAGGCATTACTGGCGGTTACATGACTCTGGCAGCGACATTAACAACCCGACACGTGGCAGAGACTATCAGCAACGGGCCAAGCGGGGTTTTAATGCACGGGCCTACATTTATGGGTAACCCCCTAGCCTGTGCAGTCGCCAATGCCAGTATCGATTTATTAATGACCAGTGACTGGCAACAACAAGTCGCGCGCATTGAAAAACAACTGCAACACGCAATACTGCCTTTGGTTGATCATGACAATGTCAGCGATGCGCGTGTACTTGGCAGTATTGGCGTTATTGAAACCAAACAATCTATCGATTTGGCGAAAGCACAAGTGCGGTTTGTTGAATTGGGTGTATGGATCCGGCCTTTTGGCAAACTGCTATATATCATGCCCCCTTATATTATTTCAGAGACAGAATTGGACACATTATGCAATGTGATCAAACAAGTACTTGATGCCGACATTTGGCTTAAATAA
- the bioD gene encoding dethiobiotin synthase → MTNKTKKIFITGTDTDVGKTVVSCAVLDYANNLGLKTVGLKPIAAGCELTSTGLRNEDALLLQQHASHQLAYQIVNPIAYQEPIAPHIAALKQGESIDLALVDASVNQVPDYIDVMVIEGAGGWHLPIDNRHYFSSWVAENKLDVILVVGIKLGCLNHAILSAQAILHSDANLVGWIANSLSADIANYDDMIDTLTVALSAPLMGEMPYFTSIEEKNEKSANYLNLTSYLSL, encoded by the coding sequence ATGACAAATAAGACAAAAAAAATATTTATTACCGGTACTGATACTGATGTCGGTAAAACTGTGGTTAGTTGTGCTGTGCTGGACTACGCGAATAATTTAGGTTTAAAAACGGTTGGTTTGAAGCCAATTGCTGCGGGGTGTGAATTAACATCGACGGGATTGCGGAATGAAGATGCATTGTTATTACAACAGCATGCCTCGCATCAATTAGCTTATCAAATTGTTAACCCTATTGCTTATCAAGAACCGATTGCCCCACATATCGCTGCACTTAAACAGGGTGAGTCTATTGATTTGGCGTTAGTGGACGCGTCAGTTAATCAAGTGCCAGATTACATTGACGTTATGGTGATCGAAGGCGCTGGTGGCTGGCACCTTCCTATTGATAATCGGCACTATTTTTCATCCTGGGTAGCTGAAAATAAGTTAGATGTTATTCTTGTAGTAGGGATCAAGTTAGGCTGTTTGAACCATGCGATATTATCGGCACAAGCGATCCTGCATTCAGACGCAAATTTGGTTGGTTGGATTGCCAACAGTCTCTCCGCGGATATTGCTAATTATGATGACATGATCGACACATTAACGGTGGCATTATCAGCGCCATTGATGGGTGAAATGCCTTATTTTACATCAATAGAAGAGAAAAATGAAAAATCAGCTAACTATCTGAATTTAACTTCTTATTTGTCGTTGTAA
- the bioC gene encoding malonyl-ACP O-methyltransferase BioC yields the protein MIDKHAVARCFSKAATSYDQHAILQRLSSDILLQYLPHSVNDRAYNTTVDLGCGSGALLPVLAKCSKQLIAVDLSFGMLAHAQAHHQLTIPTYWLNGDAEALPLPSNSIDLCVSNLALQWCDDLAVPLIEVSRCLKPGGLMLFSTLVAGSLDELTLSWSTVNAHRHVNRFLSEGEIKAALLKSGLSVEIFHVEIQTMYYSSVKEVMHSLKGIGANLVHDKNSKPTTRGELRAFKANYETLRGNQGLLPLSYKLAYCLLCKR from the coding sequence ATGATTGACAAACATGCTGTCGCCCGTTGTTTTAGTAAAGCTGCGACAAGTTATGATCAACATGCCATATTACAGCGCTTGTCCAGTGATATTTTATTACAATATTTACCCCATAGTGTTAATGATCGTGCTTATAACACGACGGTCGATCTCGGTTGTGGCAGCGGTGCATTATTACCCGTATTAGCGAAGTGTAGTAAGCAGTTAATTGCGGTTGATTTGTCTTTTGGCATGCTTGCTCACGCTCAAGCACATCATCAATTAACGATACCGACTTATTGGTTGAATGGTGATGCGGAGGCGTTACCATTACCGTCGAATAGTATTGATTTGTGTGTATCTAATCTGGCATTGCAGTGGTGTGATGATTTAGCTGTGCCGTTAATTGAAGTATCGCGTTGTTTAAAACCAGGGGGCTTAATGCTATTTAGCACCTTAGTAGCGGGTAGCCTTGATGAATTAACCCTATCATGGTCAACGGTTAACGCACATCGCCATGTAAATCGTTTTCTGTCGGAAGGCGAAATTAAAGCGGCGTTATTAAAATCAGGTTTAAGTGTCGAAATCTTCCACGTTGAAATACAAACGATGTATTACTCTAGTGTAAAAGAAGTCATGCACAGCCTGAAAGGCATTGGCGCTAATCTCGTACATGATAAAAATTCAAAACCGACGACGCGAGGTGAGCTAAGAGCATTTAAAGCTAACTACGAAACATTACGGGGCAATCAAGGGTTGTTACCACTTAGTTATAAACTCGCTTATTGCTTACTGTGTAAACGTTAA
- a CDS encoding efflux RND transporter permease subunit: MEKLTIWIEKQLFGFKYIVFAVIVLLTVFLAYNASLVRPSASFEKMIPVQHEYIQNYLNYKEELASLGNSVRVVIENERGDIFNAEFQEQMRALNDELFFISGVDRSGMKSIWTSNVTWAEVTEDGFVGGTVIPNDYDGSQRTLDRLRRNVMLSGQVGYLVGDNFKSAVFLLPLMSINPETGKPLDYNQLSITLEDIRSKYEVNGVKIHITGFAKVVGDLIAGAAEVVIFFITAIVITFVLLYLYSRCLRSTIVTVTCALVAVIWQLGLLNLLGQGLDPYSMLVPFLVFAIAVSHGVQLISAIGQHMAAGNKAEQAARLAFRALAIPGLIALLSDGLGFITLNVIEIQVIQDLATAASVGVAVILLTNLVLLPILMSWTGVSPAGIKYLLAEQSKTPLIVTVFSRFADAKWAKRVLVFGVFCLVVGLYQGQSLQIGDLDAGAPELRADSRYNLDNAYVANNYQASTDIMVLMVETPVEQCSSYHTLNAVNRLQAHIEGIPGVQSTLSVATIAKKAIVGMNEGNPKWQGLSPNQLVLNAAVGRAPAAFMNNTCSMLPLIIYLDDHKANTLETVISDITAYTEANKTKNVNFALAAGNAGIEAATNSVIEKAQYQMLMWVYGVVGVLCFLTFRSIKTLICIILPLALTSILGQALMATLGIGVKVATLPVIALGVGIGVDYGIYIYSQLSARLKMGDNLQDAYEYALSSTGKAVAFTGVTLAIGVCTWVLSPIKFQADMGLMLTFMFIWNMLGALCLLPALAWLLKIGGNTQVVASPELAKLEEEKSNAA; encoded by the coding sequence ATGGAAAAACTTACTATTTGGATCGAGAAACAGTTATTTGGTTTTAAATATATTGTGTTTGCAGTGATCGTATTGCTGACCGTTTTTTTGGCGTATAACGCAAGTTTGGTGAGACCCAGTGCGTCATTTGAGAAAATGATCCCAGTACAACACGAATATATTCAAAATTACTTAAATTATAAAGAAGAGTTGGCCAGTTTAGGCAATAGTGTCCGTGTTGTTATTGAGAATGAGCGCGGCGATATTTTTAATGCTGAATTTCAAGAACAGATGCGTGCATTGAATGATGAATTGTTTTTTATATCTGGCGTGGACCGCTCTGGAATGAAATCAATTTGGACTTCAAACGTGACTTGGGCGGAGGTAACTGAAGATGGTTTTGTTGGTGGTACAGTTATTCCGAATGATTATGATGGTAGCCAGCGAACGCTAGACAGACTACGTCGTAATGTCATGTTATCTGGACAAGTTGGTTATTTGGTTGGTGATAATTTTAAATCGGCGGTATTTTTATTACCCTTGATGAGCATCAACCCTGAAACTGGTAAGCCATTAGATTACAATCAATTGTCTATTACATTAGAAGATATTCGCAGTAAGTATGAAGTTAATGGCGTTAAGATCCACATTACCGGATTTGCTAAGGTTGTGGGTGATCTTATTGCCGGTGCGGCGGAAGTGGTTATCTTTTTTATTACCGCAATCGTTATTACTTTTGTTTTGTTGTATTTATATAGTCGTTGTTTAAGAAGTACGATTGTAACTGTGACTTGTGCATTAGTCGCAGTTATCTGGCAACTCGGGCTACTTAATTTACTTGGGCAAGGGCTTGATCCTTATTCAATGCTCGTACCGTTTTTAGTTTTTGCAATTGCGGTAAGTCATGGTGTGCAACTGATTAGTGCGATTGGTCAGCATATGGCTGCTGGAAATAAAGCGGAACAGGCGGCGCGCCTTGCATTTAGAGCATTAGCTATTCCGGGGTTGATAGCATTGTTAAGTGATGGACTTGGTTTTATTACCTTAAATGTAATTGAAATTCAGGTTATTCAAGATCTAGCAACTGCGGCCAGTGTTGGTGTCGCGGTTATTTTATTAACTAATTTAGTTCTGTTACCTATCTTGATGTCTTGGACCGGCGTTTCTCCGGCAGGTATTAAGTACTTATTAGCAGAACAATCAAAGACCCCACTTATTGTCACTGTATTTAGCCGTTTTGCGGATGCTAAATGGGCGAAACGGGTGCTGGTATTTGGTGTGTTTTGCCTTGTCGTTGGTTTGTATCAAGGGCAATCGCTGCAAATTGGCGACTTGGATGCTGGAGCGCCAGAATTACGGGCAGATAGCCGTTATAATCTAGATAATGCGTATGTTGCTAATAATTATCAAGCCAGTACGGACATCATGGTATTAATGGTTGAGACACCAGTTGAGCAATGCAGCAGCTACCACACGTTGAATGCAGTGAATCGATTACAGGCGCATATCGAAGGTATACCTGGGGTGCAATCGACCCTGTCGGTCGCTACAATTGCCAAAAAAGCCATTGTAGGTATGAATGAAGGCAACCCTAAATGGCAAGGTTTAAGTCCCAATCAATTAGTGCTTAATGCTGCTGTAGGACGGGCGCCAGCTGCGTTTATGAACAATACCTGTAGCATGTTACCGCTCATCATTTATCTTGATGATCATAAGGCAAATACACTTGAGACGGTAATTTCTGATATAACCGCTTATACTGAAGCCAATAAAACCAAGAATGTTAATTTCGCCTTGGCTGCGGGTAATGCGGGTATTGAAGCCGCGACAAATAGCGTGATTGAAAAAGCCCAATATCAAATGTTGATGTGGGTATATGGTGTGGTCGGGGTGCTTTGTTTTCTCACCTTCCGTTCGATAAAAACCTTGATATGCATTATTTTGCCGCTGGCATTAACGTCTATTTTAGGTCAAGCCTTAATGGCAACCTTAGGTATTGGCGTTAAAGTTGCTACCTTGCCAGTAATTGCGCTTGGTGTGGGTATTGGTGTGGATTATGGTATTTATATCTATAGTCAGCTGTCTGCACGTTTAAAAATGGGCGATAATTTACAAGACGCTTATGAATATGCGTTATCTAGTACGGGCAAAGCCGTTGCGTTTACCGGTGTCACCTTGGCTATTGGTGTATGTACTTGGGTATTATCACCAATTAAATTTCAGGCTGATATGGGCTTGATGCTCACCTTCATGTTTATTTGGAATATGCTGGGGGCATTGTGTTTATTACCTGCACTAGCTTGGTTGTTAAAAATTGGTGGTAATACGCAAGTTGTAGCGTCACCGGAACTGGCTAAATTGGAAGAAGAAAAAAGTAACGCGGCATAA
- a CDS encoding WD40/YVTN/BNR-like repeat-containing protein, whose translation MIKMSSMDKKSLALLCALSLPVHSASEEQALNKATNYVDNNVLQVAAEMNNLVEKSVFLEIDHFQQRQIMVGEYGRILVRENFDSAWVQANVPVQTTITAVEFIDDKVAWAVGHQGVILKTIDGGYNWSKVFDGIQLTGLLKTSLEVQVTLLTAEFELAQSTGIDEDSLDELEMQLDDASYKLEDLTVNSGIEIAFFDVLFNAANYGLVIGAYGAMLETKDGGENWQYIGYQVPNPEGFHLNSLTIDDNNNIYIVGEAGLGMATSDQGQNWRSLNIDYIGSLFGIEVNGTSLYSYGLRGNMFASQDQGATWQHLDTGVTNHIFSADWLNNQELLLVGAGGLKLVYNGNTFENISKNNQRIDITSVKIVDDNVITTGLRGWQASSKSKLGQGGLK comes from the coding sequence ATGATAAAAATGTCAAGTATGGATAAAAAATCGCTTGCGCTGTTATGTGCATTAAGTTTACCAGTGCACAGTGCCAGCGAAGAGCAAGCGTTAAATAAAGCAACCAACTATGTGGACAATAATGTGTTACAGGTTGCAGCAGAAATGAATAACCTTGTAGAGAAAAGTGTTTTTTTAGAGATTGATCATTTCCAGCAGCGTCAGATTATGGTCGGTGAATACGGTCGTATTTTAGTGCGTGAGAATTTTGATTCAGCTTGGGTTCAGGCTAACGTCCCCGTACAAACGACAATTACGGCTGTGGAGTTTATTGATGATAAAGTGGCTTGGGCAGTAGGTCATCAAGGGGTCATATTAAAAACAATAGATGGTGGGTATAATTGGAGTAAGGTGTTCGATGGTATCCAATTAACCGGTTTGCTTAAAACTAGTTTAGAGGTTCAAGTTACGTTATTAACGGCTGAGTTTGAACTGGCACAGAGTACCGGTATCGATGAAGATAGTCTTGATGAACTTGAAATGCAACTCGATGATGCGTCGTATAAATTAGAAGATTTAACGGTTAATTCGGGTATTGAAATTGCGTTTTTTGATGTGCTCTTTAACGCGGCAAACTATGGTCTTGTTATTGGTGCTTATGGCGCGATGTTGGAGACTAAAGATGGAGGTGAAAACTGGCAATATATAGGATATCAAGTACCCAATCCAGAAGGGTTTCACCTTAATTCGTTAACGATAGATGATAACAATAATATTTATATCGTTGGTGAAGCGGGTTTGGGCATGGCAACCTCAGATCAAGGTCAGAACTGGCGTTCGTTAAACATCGATTATATTGGTTCTTTATTTGGTATCGAAGTTAACGGTACATCGCTTTATAGTTATGGATTACGAGGCAATATGTTTGCTTCACAAGACCAAGGCGCGACTTGGCAACACCTCGATACCGGTGTGACTAATCATATTTTTTCTGCTGATTGGCTCAATAACCAAGAACTGTTATTAGTTGGCGCTGGTGGATTAAAGCTAGTCTATAACGGTAATACCTTCGAAAACATCTCAAAAAATAATCAACGTATTGATATCACTTCAGTTAAAATTGTCGATGATAATGTGATCACGACAGGATTACGTGGTTGGCAAGCAAGTAGCAAAAGTAAATTAGGTCAGGGAGGTCTGAAGTAA
- a CDS encoding AraC family transcriptional regulator: protein MDGQGDVIGGWLVALYKALLWKGIEPFELLSKSDVCIDEITNVGSRVPVSLCNKLFEQSVTLTDDPLLPIKVSQCIVATTFHALGYALQASSSLQDAFIRLVHYDRVLSSTCRINLTEDEQYCYLGLNLNVSADNINRIGSQLELTMLLSIIKICRDLSNPGFAPVKMYTTADARCIDQFEAYTGCTVVFNSSQPMLVMDRELLLKRLPNFAPDLILLNDKAADDYLASLDCNNVVSQVRSEVVSLMATGVPNIDFVAEKLNFSQRSLQRKLNDSGTSYKDLVENIRQTTAEQHLNQNRLSLGEISYLLGFSNVANFSRAFKRWKGVTPGVYRGEHCHS from the coding sequence ATGGATGGTCAAGGGGATGTTATTGGAGGCTGGTTAGTTGCTCTCTATAAAGCGTTATTGTGGAAAGGTATAGAACCGTTCGAACTGCTATCAAAATCAGATGTTTGCATTGATGAAATAACCAACGTAGGTAGTCGTGTCCCTGTTAGCCTGTGTAATAAACTATTCGAACAATCCGTCACACTGACGGATGATCCACTTTTACCGATTAAAGTGAGTCAATGCATCGTTGCGACCACATTTCATGCGTTAGGCTATGCACTGCAAGCATCATCATCATTACAAGACGCATTTATCCGTTTAGTTCATTATGATCGGGTGCTTAGTAGTACCTGTCGGATTAATTTAACAGAAGATGAACAGTACTGTTACCTTGGGCTAAACCTCAATGTGTCTGCTGATAATATCAATCGTATTGGCTCGCAACTCGAATTAACGATGTTGCTATCTATCATCAAAATATGCCGTGATCTTTCGAATCCGGGCTTTGCTCCAGTCAAAATGTATACGACCGCTGATGCACGTTGTATTGACCAATTTGAAGCCTATACCGGCTGTACGGTTGTGTTCAACTCCAGTCAACCTATGTTAGTGATGGATCGTGAACTGTTATTAAAACGACTACCAAATTTTGCACCTGATCTTATTTTGCTGAATGATAAAGCGGCAGATGATTATCTTGCCAGCCTTGATTGTAATAATGTGGTCAGCCAAGTTCGTTCAGAAGTAGTATCGTTGATGGCGACGGGTGTACCCAATATTGATTTTGTGGCGGAAAAGTTGAACTTTAGTCAACGTAGCTTACAGCGTAAATTGAATGATTCTGGTACAAGTTATAAAGATTTAGTTGAAAATATTCGCCAAACAACGGCTGAACAGCACTTAAATCAAAATCGTTTATCGCTGGGGGAAATAAGCTACCTGTTAGGTTTTTCTAATGTGGCTAATTTTTCTCGTGCTTTTAAACGTTGGAAAGGTGTGACTCCCGGCGTTTATCGAGGAGAACATTGCCATTCGTAA
- a CDS encoding aminotransferase class I/II-fold pyridoxal phosphate-dependent enzyme, producing MAFEFITQALRQQQTQSLLRTRAVSNEAINFSANDYLGLSKHPDVIAAWQRGASEHGVGSGGSALVTGYTPAHAALEEKLADITGYESSLLFNSGYSANQALIKALLNKNDLLIQDKLNHASLIEAGVYSPATMKRFKHNDSGHLAQILTHYRPKHANSLVVTEGVFSMDGDMSDLRAISQQCKAHDSWLLVDDAHGFGVLPQGQNSLKQHGLLASDVDLYMATFGKAVGVSGAFVAASKDVIEYLVNFSKPYIYSTAMPAAMALCIDKALTIMLTETWRVVHLNQLICYFKQQCFLRNITLMPSDSAIQPLIIGDASKAIKISQYLASKGLLVKAIRPPTVPQGTSRLRITLSANHSIEDIDLLLTRLQEALNINNGGAS from the coding sequence ATGGCTTTTGAATTCATTACCCAAGCATTACGCCAGCAGCAAACACAATCTCTGTTACGCACGCGGGCGGTAAGTAATGAGGCGATTAATTTCTCCGCTAATGATTATTTAGGACTTTCTAAACACCCTGATGTTATTGCGGCATGGCAGCGTGGCGCAAGCGAGCATGGCGTTGGTAGCGGTGGTTCTGCGTTAGTGACGGGTTATACTCCTGCTCATGCTGCACTAGAAGAAAAGTTAGCTGACATAACGGGTTATGAATCAAGTTTATTATTTAACTCTGGCTACAGTGCGAACCAAGCGTTAATCAAAGCCTTGTTAAATAAAAATGATTTGCTGATCCAGGATAAGCTCAATCATGCTTCATTAATTGAAGCGGGGGTTTATTCACCAGCAACCATGAAACGGTTTAAGCATAATGACAGTGGGCACCTGGCTCAAATCCTAACTCATTATCGCCCTAAGCATGCCAACTCACTGGTTGTTACAGAAGGTGTGTTTAGCATGGATGGTGATATGTCAGATTTACGTGCGATTAGTCAGCAATGCAAAGCCCATGACAGCTGGTTGTTGGTCGATGATGCACATGGTTTTGGGGTCTTACCGCAGGGACAAAATAGCCTTAAACAGCATGGTTTATTAGCCAGTGATGTTGATTTATATATGGCAACGTTTGGTAAAGCTGTGGGGGTATCAGGGGCATTTGTGGCTGCTTCGAAAGACGTTATCGAATATTTAGTTAACTTTTCGAAACCTTATATTTATTCGACCGCAATGCCAGCTGCAATGGCGCTATGTATAGATAAAGCGTTAACGATCATGCTGACAGAAACATGGCGAGTTGTGCATTTAAATCAACTTATTTGTTATTTTAAGCAACAATGTTTTTTACGTAACATTACCTTAATGCCATCGGATAGCGCTATTCAACCACTTATTATTGGCGATGCGAGCAAGGCGATAAAAATAAGTCAGTACCTTGCGAGTAAAGGCCTATTGGTTAAAGCGATTCGCCCGCCGACGGTACCGCAAGGTACATCACGTTTACGTATTACGTTATCAGCTAATCATAGTATTGAAGATATTGATTTATTACTGACTCGGCTGCAAGAAGCGTTAAATATAAATAATGGCGGTGCTTCATGA
- the bioB gene encoding biotin synthase BioB: MTNSVRHDWQVDEIEALFNQPFNDLMFQAQTVHRQNFDPNSVQISTLLSIKTGACPEDCKYCPQSARYTTGIEKERLMQVEIVLKRAAEAKENGASRFCMGAAWKHPHKRDMPYLIDMVKGVKAMGLETCMTLGMLAPEQAQSLSAAGLDYYNHNLDTSEEYYEQIITTRTYQDRLDTLDHVREAGMKVCSGGIVGMGEQQLDRIGLLKSLANLAHHPESVPINMLVKVAGTPLADTPDLDEIEFVRTIATARILMPKSYVRLSAGRETMSEQTQALCFMAGANSIFYGCKLLTTDNPDEDSDKRLFKKLGLHPARIREASDEAQSAQLLDEIAEQASPSLFYDATTVDTKHADTTSVAH; the protein is encoded by the coding sequence ATGACTAACAGCGTTCGCCATGATTGGCAAGTTGATGAGATTGAAGCACTATTTAACCAACCGTTTAATGATTTGATGTTTCAGGCTCAAACGGTGCATCGTCAGAATTTTGATCCAAACAGTGTGCAAATCAGTACGCTGTTATCAATCAAGACCGGTGCTTGTCCGGAGGATTGTAAGTACTGCCCACAGAGCGCACGTTATACAACGGGTATTGAGAAAGAACGCTTGATGCAAGTAGAAATAGTGCTTAAACGCGCTGCCGAAGCGAAAGAGAATGGCGCCAGTCGTTTTTGTATGGGGGCTGCTTGGAAACATCCCCATAAGCGTGATATGCCGTATTTAATTGATATGGTGAAAGGCGTTAAAGCCATGGGACTGGAAACTTGCATGACGTTAGGCATGTTAGCGCCGGAACAAGCACAATCTCTTTCTGCAGCGGGCTTAGACTATTACAACCATAATCTTGATACGTCTGAAGAGTATTATGAACAAATTATTACCACGCGTACTTATCAAGACCGTTTAGATACCTTAGATCATGTGCGTGAAGCTGGCATGAAAGTATGCTCTGGCGGTATCGTTGGCATGGGTGAGCAACAACTTGATCGTATTGGTCTACTCAAATCACTGGCTAACCTAGCGCACCACCCTGAAAGTGTGCCAATTAACATGTTAGTTAAAGTGGCAGGAACACCGCTTGCAGATACACCCGATTTAGACGAAATAGAGTTTGTACGTACCATAGCTACTGCACGTATATTAATGCCTAAATCGTATGTCCGTTTATCTGCTGGTCGTGAGACGATGAGCGAACAAACGCAAGCACTTTGCTTTATGGCCGGTGCTAATTCAATCTTTTATGGTTGTAAATTGTTAACGACGGACAATCCGGATGAAGACAGTGATAAGCGTTTATTTAAGAAACTTGGATTGCATCCTGCACGTATCCGTGAAGCCAGTGATGAAGCACAATCCGCGCAGTTACTCGATGAAATAGCAGAGCAGGCGTCACCGTCACTGTTTTATGACGCGACAACGGTTGATACAAAGCATGCTGATACGACGAGTGTTGCACATTAA